In Symphalangus syndactylus isolate Jambi chromosome 6, NHGRI_mSymSyn1-v2.1_pri, whole genome shotgun sequence, a genomic segment contains:
- the CREBZF gene encoding CREB/ATF bZIP transcription factor isoform X1: MRHSLTKLLAASGSNSPTRSESPEPAATCSLPSDLTRAAAGEEETAAAGSPGRKQQLGDEGELEAGKGSRGGVAVRAPSPEEMEEEAIASLPGEETEDMDFLSGLELADLLDPRQPDWHLDPGLSSPGPLSSSGGGSDSGGLWRGDDEDEAAAAEMQRFSDLLQRLLNGIGGCSSSSDSGSAEKRRRKSPGGGGGGGSGNDNNQAATKSPRKAAAAAARLNRLKKKEYVMGLESRVRGLAAENQELRAENRELGKRVQALQEESRYLRAVLANETGLARLLSRLSGVGLRLTTSLFRDSPAGDHDYALPVGKQKQDLLEEDDSAGGVCLHVDKDKVSVEFCSACARKASSSLKIFFFR, encoded by the exons ATGAGGCATAGCCTGACCAAGCTGCTGGCAGCCTCGGGCAGCAACTCCCCAACCCGCAGTGAGAGCCCGGAGCCGGCTGCAACCTGCTCGCTGCCCTCGGACCTGACCCGGGCGGCAGCGGGGGAGGAGGAGACGGCGGCGGCCGGATCTCCCGGCCGCAAGCAGCAGCTTGGCGACGAAGGAGAGTTGGAAGCCGGGAAGGGGAGCCGCGGCGGCGTGGCCGTGCGCGCGCCCTCGCccgaggagatggaggaggaggcgATCGCCAGCCTCCCCGGGGAAGAGACGGAGGATATGGACTTTCTGTCTGGGCTGGAACTGGCGGATCTCCTGGACCCCCGACAACCGGACTGGCACCTGGACCCCGGGCTTAGCTCGCCGGGGCCTCTCTCCTCGTCTGGCGGAGGCTCGGATAGCGGCGGCCTGTGGAGAGGGGACGATGAGGATGAGGCCGCGGCTGCTGAGATGCAGCGCTTCTCTGACCTGCTGCAAAGGCTGTTAAACGGTATCggaggctgcagcagcagcagtgacagTGGCAGCGCCGAAAAGAGGCGGAGAAAGTCCCCAGGAGGAGGCGGCGGTGGCGGCAGCGGTAACGACAACAACCAGGCGGCGACAAAGAGTCCCCGGAAGGCGGCGGCGGCCGCTGCCCGCCTTAATCGGCTGAAGAAGAAGGAGTACGTGATGGGTTTGGAGAGTCGAGTCCGGGGTCTGGCAGCCGAGAACCAGGAGCTGCGGGCCGAGAATCGGGAGCTGGGCAAACGCGTACAGGCACTGCAGGAGGAGAGTCGCTACCTACGGGCAGTCTTAGCCAACGAGACTGGACTGGCTCGCTTGCTGAGCCGGCTGAGCGGCGTGGGACTGCGGCTGACCACCTCGCTCTTCAGAGACTCGCCCGCCGGTGACCACGACTACGCTCTGCCGGTGGGAAAGCAGAAGCAGGACCTGCTGGAAGAGGACGACTCGGCGGGAGGAGTCTGTCTCCATGTGGACAAGGATAAGGTGTCGGTGGAGTTCTGCTCGGCGTGCGCCCGGAAGGCGTCGTCTTCTCTTAAAAT TTTCTTTTTTAGGTGA
- the CREBZF gene encoding CREB/ATF bZIP transcription factor isoform X2, protein MRHSLTKLLAASGSNSPTRSESPEPAATCSLPSDLTRAAAGEEETAAAGSPGRKQQLGDEGELEAGKGSRGGVAVRAPSPEEMEEEAIASLPGEETEDMDFLSGLELADLLDPRQPDWHLDPGLSSPGPLSSSGGGSDSGGLWRGDDEDEAAAAEMQRFSDLLQRLLNGIGGCSSSSDSGSAEKRRRKSPGGGGGGGSGNDNNQAATKSPRKAAAAAARLNRLKKKEYVMGLESRVRGLAAENQELRAENRELGKRVQALQEESRYLRAVLANETGLARLLSRLSGVGLRLTTSLFRDSPAGDHDYALPVGKQKQDLLEEDDSAGGVCLHVDKDKVSVEFCSACARKASSSLKM, encoded by the coding sequence ATGAGGCATAGCCTGACCAAGCTGCTGGCAGCCTCGGGCAGCAACTCCCCAACCCGCAGTGAGAGCCCGGAGCCGGCTGCAACCTGCTCGCTGCCCTCGGACCTGACCCGGGCGGCAGCGGGGGAGGAGGAGACGGCGGCGGCCGGATCTCCCGGCCGCAAGCAGCAGCTTGGCGACGAAGGAGAGTTGGAAGCCGGGAAGGGGAGCCGCGGCGGCGTGGCCGTGCGCGCGCCCTCGCccgaggagatggaggaggaggcgATCGCCAGCCTCCCCGGGGAAGAGACGGAGGATATGGACTTTCTGTCTGGGCTGGAACTGGCGGATCTCCTGGACCCCCGACAACCGGACTGGCACCTGGACCCCGGGCTTAGCTCGCCGGGGCCTCTCTCCTCGTCTGGCGGAGGCTCGGATAGCGGCGGCCTGTGGAGAGGGGACGATGAGGATGAGGCCGCGGCTGCTGAGATGCAGCGCTTCTCTGACCTGCTGCAAAGGCTGTTAAACGGTATCggaggctgcagcagcagcagtgacagTGGCAGCGCCGAAAAGAGGCGGAGAAAGTCCCCAGGAGGAGGCGGCGGTGGCGGCAGCGGTAACGACAACAACCAGGCGGCGACAAAGAGTCCCCGGAAGGCGGCGGCGGCCGCTGCCCGCCTTAATCGGCTGAAGAAGAAGGAGTACGTGATGGGTTTGGAGAGTCGAGTCCGGGGTCTGGCAGCCGAGAACCAGGAGCTGCGGGCCGAGAATCGGGAGCTGGGCAAACGCGTACAGGCACTGCAGGAGGAGAGTCGCTACCTACGGGCAGTCTTAGCCAACGAGACTGGACTGGCTCGCTTGCTGAGCCGGCTGAGCGGCGTGGGACTGCGGCTGACCACCTCGCTCTTCAGAGACTCGCCCGCCGGTGACCACGACTACGCTCTGCCGGTGGGAAAGCAGAAGCAGGACCTGCTGGAAGAGGACGACTCGGCGGGAGGAGTCTGTCTCCATGTGGACAAGGATAAGGTGTCGGTGGAGTTCTGCTCGGCGTGCGCCCGGAAGGCGTCGTCTTCTCTTAAAATGTAG
- the TMEM126A gene encoding transmembrane protein 126A isoform X2: MAGIPFLTTDLTYRCFVSFPLNTGDLDCETCTITRSGLIGLVIGGLYPVFLAIPVNGGLAARYQSALLPHKGNILSYWIRTSKPVFRKMLFPIVLQTTFSAYLGSEQYKLLIKALQLSEPGQEIY; this comes from the exons ATGGCAGGGATACCTTTTCTTACAACAGACTTAACTTACAGATGTTTTGTAAGTTTTCCTTTAAATACAG GTGATTTGGATTGTGAAACCTGTACCATAACACGGAGTGGACTGATTGGTCTTGTTATTGGTGGTCTATACCCTGTTTTCTTGGCTATACCTGTAAATGGTGGCCTAGCAGCCAG GTATCAGTCAGCTCTGTTACCACACAAAGGGAACATCTTAAGTTACTGGATTAGAACTTCTAAGCCTGTCTTTAGAAAGATGTTATTTCCTATTGTGCTCCAGACTACGTTTTCAGCATACCTTGGGTCTGAACAATATAAACTACTTATAAAGGCCCTTCAGTTATCTGAACCTGGCCAAGAAATCTActga